The following nucleotide sequence is from Desulfobacterales bacterium.
GAGCTGACGCCGGTCCAAAACGTTTTGGTCTTCAAGAGGTTTTTCATTTCATCTTCCTTTCATCGCCCACCTGCGAATCAAGGCGGGGTCAATGTTCGGGCAGGTTTTAAGCGCCGTAAACTCGCAATGGCCGTACACATCCCGCCAGGTAATGCCGATGTCGGCCAGAATCAGGAGCAGGCTCGGCAGCGCGTCGTATAACTGCTTGCCGGAAAAATGGTGCCGCCCGATCAGGCACACCCCGACCGAGTCATGGTTATGGTTTTTGCAGTGCGCGCCGATTTCGGTCAGCATCCGGCCCTGCTGAATGATCCCGTCCAGCGCCGGGTTGTAGGGTTTGCCGGGGTCGATCACGCCGTTGGTGATCACATAATGATACCCGCACCCCTTCCAGCCGCGCGCCTTGTGCCATTGGTCGATCAGCTTCACGTCCCCGAATTCGGAATCCGAGCAGTGAAGAATCACCCGTTTGATGTCGCCCAAATTTCGTGCCATCGGTATGCCGCCTTTTTCTGCCGGTTCACCCGGACGGGTGCTTTAGAGGCCCGCCCGGGTGCCCGGTGAGGAGGAAGTTGAACAGTCGAATTATCTATAGGCCGGGTTGGGATTTTTCGCGCGTCCGCGCTATATCAGCGTGCACAGCTTGTTTGTTTTTCGGGGGAAAAGAAGAAAAGGGGAGGGACGGTCAATCAAACATCTTCATTTGCACCGTGTCAATGGCGTTTTTTCGATGATAGGTGTTATTTCTGCGAAGATAATCCACCAGCTCGTCAAACGGGATGCGACGCTCCCGGCGGAACATATAGGAGTCCAGGCTGTCCGGCCGCCGTGGGCCGCCTGTCTCGGGGTCCTTTTCGTACCGGTCCACCAGCTCCCAGAAGGTTCGCCGGCAGCATCCCAGCACCTCGCACACCTCGGCGCGCCGGTAGCTCGATTTTACCGGCAACCCCGCGGCGGTCAGCATTTCGTGCAATCTTTCTTCTGCGGATATCGTCATCGCGCCCCACGCTTACCCAACCGTTCCTCCCGGATCGCCCGCATTTCTTCGACGGATACCGATGAAAAATCCGATTCGGGCCGCGCAGGCCGCGCCGCCCCGGTCCGCTCGGCCTGATTGCGCGCCACCTCGTTCGCCCGGTCCATCTCGTTGGCGATCTCATAGGCCACCGCCCTGAGATAGTTATGGTTCGTCAGCGGCAGGCGCTTGGGCGGGTTCTCGATCAATCGCTCCATGGCAAGCCCCCACGCCCGGCCGCTGTTCGGCCTGGCAACGCCCCTGTCCCACTGAATATGGGGGTCGCTCACCAGGCCCTTTATCTCCGTGAGCAGCCGCAGGGTTTTGCTCCACGCAAGGCCGCGGCCCGTGTTCGGCCGGAAAAACGCGAGATATTGCAGCGCCCGCCGGGAAACCTCCCACGGCAGCTCGCCCATGATCCGGAAGGCCTGCCTGGCATCCGCGTCCGCCAGCCACGCTTCCGCGCTGTGTATTGCTCCGCATGAGGGACAAATCAGTTTCATCCGTACCGCCTCCGCCTGTAAATCAGGCGCACAACCCGTAAATTGCCGGGGTGCGCCCGTCCGCGATAATTCTATCGGTCAGCCGCCGTATGTACGCGCAGTCGTCCTCATCATTCTCCCAATACCACCCGCCAAAGCTCCGGACGGCATAGCGCATCGTGGCGGCCGTTTCCGCCGCCACGCCGCTTTCGAGCAACAATTCATGGAACAGATTGTCCGCCTCGCACCGCTCGATTTGATGCGTGTGGTAGATCCAGTCATGGAAAACCGCCGCGTTCATGAAACGCGGCTGAAACGGAGAGCCGATGACGGGCCACACCAGCCTCGGAATACTGGCGCCGTCGTACTGGAATGCCGCCGGCACCCGGATCCGGGAGCCCTTATACGCCGCCCAATGGTCCCGCGCGACCTCGTACGCTTCTTCCAGCTTGTTTGCGTCCGGATTTATGACCGGAAGTAACAGCAACGCTTCCATCTGCTTCCCCGTTTATATCCCATCTCGTTCATTTTTTTTGAATTTTACGCCGCCGTTCCATGCAATCTGGGCGATCGATGCCGAATCCAGCGTTGTATTGCCGACGGCTTTGCAGCTCGGCCCTTCCGCCCAGCAAAACGAACATACGATAAAGTGGTAATCTCCATCCCGGTCTTCGTACAAATCCTTGCCACCGCAAAAAGGGCATGCCCGTAGATGCTCATTCATATCGTCACCTTTCATCTATGCCGCCATATCCGCAATCTTCTGCTGGTCGATCTCGTACCAGAAAGAATCCTTCTCGACCCGCTGGGCGCCGATCAGCTCCAGCCGTTCATCCGGCCATTGGTGCAGCTCATCCTTGTTCACCTTTTCTTCGACCCGAAGGGCACCGGTAAAACCAAGTTCCTTGATGCGCCCTAAAATCATCGCCCAGGTATGCTTCGGCCGCGGCCGGATCTCCTTTGATCTCCGGTATCCAAGCATGCCGAAATCAAGCTCCTTGGAGCGTTTGTCCGCGAAAAGATCCGTCTTGTTGTATTCC
It contains:
- a CDS encoding N-acetylmuramoyl-L-alanine amidase, which gives rise to MARNLGDIKRVILHCSDSEFGDVKLIDQWHKARGWKGCGYHYVITNGVIDPGKPYNPALDGIIQQGRMLTEIGAHCKNHNHDSVGVCLIGRHHFSGKQLYDALPSLLLILADIGITWRDVYGHCEFTALKTCPNIDPALIRRWAMKGR
- a CDS encoding DNA-binding protein, producing the protein MTISAEERLHEMLTAAGLPVKSSYRRAEVCEVLGCCRRTFWELVDRYEKDPETGGPRRPDSLDSYMFRRERRIPFDELVDYLRRNNTYHRKNAIDTVQMKMFD
- a CDS encoding DUF1353 domain-containing protein, whose translation is MEALLLLPVINPDANKLEEAYEVARDHWAAYKGSRIRVPAAFQYDGASIPRLVWPVIGSPFQPRFMNAAVFHDWIYHTHQIERCEADNLFHELLLESGVAAETAATMRYAVRSFGGWYWENDEDDCAYIRRLTDRIIADGRTPAIYGLCA
- a CDS encoding host-nuclease inhibitor Gam family protein — translated: MARVKPNNLYPIKDLPAANAALAEIAVLKRQIEQIEGELNEQIDRLKADAEARAASLQTSLSAIEGGLLAFAEYNKTDLFADKRSKELDFGMLGYRRSKEIRPRPKHTWAMILGRIKELGFTGALRVEEKVNKDELHQWPDERLELIGAQRVEKDSFWYEIDQQKIADMAA